In one window of Branchiostoma lanceolatum isolate klBraLanc5 chromosome 15, klBraLanc5.hap2, whole genome shotgun sequence DNA:
- the LOC136421068 gene encoding uncharacterized protein translates to MAGQVPTTGGRLSVCVLVLTALGFLVPVTGTGCPTVRLFGSTRLSPYLRSGTYSMTGPVRPGTRPEYRNDESKTPVFFEDGFWHVENLNRNRVRDSSFFLEDITGTFEIWDSNQEEFLADPEAHFSCADITYICKDDRKTIRCPRPDFQKLLVFHASYGQDWACKLSGCTEREGDCTSCFWVSRNDVITRVKERCTRVSGNCTLEPSDEMFGGNPCDHIEGIDVERYLKVEHRCINVPVSLGCYQDEPVDNPLLSGPAFSHENMTIQKCLSHCRDQSYRYAGVANRFACRCGNQLQKDSASRRLPITDCIAPCGGDQFQFCGGPSSSQKMEVFEASIGACGGDLKTNEGVIYSPNFPGPYSLDQNCVWNVQVGSDNVIRISVELLDISSEDSLTMTEDRSSQTVITVLNGMSMAEYVSISSNVSLQFRAWRQRARQTEGFILRYEGVGHCGSIPVIEDVTSVSPNHGGNFAVGQQARITCKNGRNVTVRCEKDRSFSTTALYCTGR, encoded by the exons ATGGCGGGGCAGGTACCGACCACGGGAGGGCGGCTGTCCGTGTGTGTGCTTGTCCTCACGGCCTTGGGCTTCCTGGTCCCCGTAACGGGCACAG GTTGCCCAACTGTCCGTCTGTTCGGATCTACACGTCTAAGTCCGTATCTACGTAGTGGTACATACAGCATGACCGGTCCGGTAAGACCTGGGACCCGACCTGAATACAGAAACGATGAGTCCAAAACACCGGTGTTTTTCGAAGACGGATTTTGGCACGTTGAAAATCTAAACCGTAACCGTGTAAGAGACTCCAGCTTCTTTCTCGAAGACATAACCGGAACCTTTGAAATCTGGGACAGCAATCAAGAAGAATTTTTAGCGGACCCTGAAGCACACTTTAGTTGTGCAG acATAACATACATCTGCAAGGACGACAGGAAAACCATACGGTGTCCCCGACCAGACTTTCAGAAACTTCTGGTCTTTCATGCTTCGTACGGACAGGACTGGGCGTGCAAGTTGTCAGGGTGTACAGAGAGGGAAGGAGACTGTACGTCTTGTTTTTGGGTCAGCagaaatgacgtcataacaaGAGTCAAGGAGCGCTGCACCCGCGTCTCGGGAAACTGCACCTTAGAACCGTCGGACGAGATGTTCGGAGGGAACCCGTGTGACCACATAGAGGGAATAGATGTGGAAAGGTACCTGAAAGTGGAGCACAGGTGCATAAATG TTCCGGTGTCGCTAGGCTGCTACCAGGATGAACCAGTAGACAACCCTCTGCTGTCAGGCCCGGCCTTCTCTCATGAAAACATGACGATTCAAAAGTGCCTATCTCACTGCCGGGACCAAAGTTACCGGTACGCTGGAGTTGCCAACAGGTTTGCTTGTCGTTGCGGGAACCAATTGCAGAAAGATTCTGCCTCCCGCCGACTACCGATCACCGACTGTATTGCACCTTGTGGCGGAGACCAGTTCCAGTTCTGTGGAGGTCCGAGCAGCTCACAGAAAATGGAAGTGTTTGAAG cGTCTATTGGAGCATGTGGTGGTGATCTGAAGACAAACGAAGGTGTCATCTACTCTCCGAATTTCCCCGGACCGTACTCACTAGATCAGAACTGCGTGTGGAACGTACAAGTTGGTTCAGATAACGTCATAAGGATCAGTGTAGAACTCTTAGACATCTCCAGTGAAGACAGCTTGACGATGACAGAGGACAGATCTTCGCAGACTGTTATTACTGTTCTCAACGGTATGTCAATGGCAGAATACGTCAGTATCAGCAGCAATGTCAGCCTGCAGTTCCGAGCTTGGCGACAGAGGGCGAGGCAAACGGAGGGATTCATTCTGCGTTATGAAG GTGTTGGTCACTGCGGATCCATTCCAGTCATCGAAGACGTCACTTCCGTTTCCCCTAACCATGGAGGGAACTTTGCTGTTGGCCAACAGGCGCGAATCACGTGCAAAAATGGACGAAACGTCACAGTCCGATGTGAGAAGGACAGAAGCTTCAGCACTACAGCTCTTTACTGCACAG GCCGCTGA
- the LOC136420932 gene encoding uncharacterized protein has translation MAAVLVVSIGVAAFFLIKRRRALKDAGTSSHHYDMVDPGTADDGYEMIDTQDSRPPARSTQQDSRPQARSLQAPATVPPPPGVSVTQSDSDYQALDPRTMCNTDSEYTSLTTNQTSADDSDYENDPEYQNTFGKIYENA, from the exons ATGGCGGCCGTCCTCGTTGTCTCCATAGGGGTCGCTGCTTTCTTCCTCATCAAACGAAGGAG AGCTTTAAAAGATGCAGGAACCTCCAGTCATCACTACGACATGGTCGACCCAGGAACCGCCGATGACGGGTACGAGATGATCGACACACAGGACTCTCGTCCCCCGGCCAGGTCGACACAGCAGGACTCTCGTCCCCAGGCCAGGAGTCTACAAGCCCCGGCAACAGTTCCTCCTCCACCCGGAGTATCTGTGACCCAGTCTGACTCTGACTACCAGGCGTTGGACCCGAGGACCATGTGTAACACTGACAGTGAATACACCAGTCTCACAACGAACCAAACCAGTGCGGACGACTCAGACTACGAGAACGACCCCGAATACCAGAACACATTTGGAAAGATATATGAAAATGCCTGA